In a single window of the Leptospira wolffii serovar Khorat str. Khorat-H2 genome:
- a CDS encoding ParB/RepB/Spo0J family partition protein yields the protein MAKRADFAGLDLLTAFGGEETSKKEIQVSDIVTNPDQPRIFGKEEVGDLVESMKRLGLIEPIVVRKVGKKFQIVAGERRFQAAKVLGWKSIPTVETDASEDRCYEMALAENEKRKSLNPWEIGRAIQFLRKERKKTAEEVGKILGYTERYVKQLSSIARLDQKSVSELIKSGSDPSVKNLETLLKKKEGRGGETISPRKPAERVVLDLRVLSSKNRESFLRDLSSLKKKYGLS from the coding sequence CCAAGAAGGAAATACAAGTTTCCGATATCGTAACGAATCCGGACCAACCTAGAATCTTCGGAAAAGAGGAAGTCGGAGATCTTGTGGAGTCCATGAAGCGCTTGGGCCTTATCGAGCCCATCGTTGTGCGCAAAGTGGGTAAAAAATTCCAGATTGTTGCGGGAGAGCGAAGATTCCAGGCGGCCAAGGTATTGGGTTGGAAATCTATACCGACCGTGGAGACGGACGCTTCCGAGGATAGATGTTACGAGATGGCTCTCGCGGAAAACGAGAAGAGAAAAAGTCTGAACCCTTGGGAGATCGGTAGAGCGATTCAGTTCCTTAGAAAGGAAAGGAAGAAAACCGCGGAAGAAGTGGGTAAAATCCTGGGATATACGGAAAGATACGTAAAGCAACTCAGCTCGATTGCGCGTCTGGACCAGAAATCTGTCTCCGAATTGATTAAGAGCGGGTCGGATCCGTCCGTGAAAAATCTGGAAACCCTTCTCAAGAAAAAAGAAGGACGAGGGGGTGAAACGATTTCACCCCGGAAGCCTGCGGAAAGAGTCGTCTTGGATTTGAGGGTTTTAAGCTCTAAGAATAGGGAATCCTTTCTGAGAGACTTGTCTTCCCTGAAGAAAAAATACGGATTGAGTTAG
- a CDS encoding NADPH-dependent FMN reductase — MKIGVIVSSLRTKSESSKVGEFLSSKLKEMSVDVWTLDLGKNPLPLWEETPSSKEVWEGVWKPIDENLKNSEGFVIITPEYNGMASPAIKNFFLHAGLAQMGHKPALLASVSSGRGGAFPIQELRGSSYKNSKICYIPEHLIFRDAEHLLLGAEPASDEDRYIRERSTFALRILLAYATALSEIRESGVVVDPKFRNGMS; from the coding sequence ATGAAAATCGGCGTTATCGTTTCCTCGCTTAGAACTAAATCCGAATCTTCCAAGGTCGGAGAATTCTTATCCTCCAAATTGAAGGAAATGTCCGTGGACGTGTGGACCCTGGACTTGGGAAAGAATCCGCTTCCTCTTTGGGAAGAGACTCCTTCTTCCAAGGAAGTTTGGGAGGGAGTTTGGAAGCCGATAGACGAAAATCTAAAGAATTCGGAAGGATTCGTGATCATCACTCCCGAGTATAACGGAATGGCAAGCCCCGCGATTAAGAATTTTTTCCTGCATGCTGGGCTTGCACAGATGGGACACAAGCCGGCATTATTGGCTTCCGTTTCCTCCGGACGAGGAGGAGCTTTTCCGATCCAGGAGCTAAGAGGAAGCAGTTACAAGAATAGTAAGATATGCTATATTCCGGAACATTTGATTTTCCGAGATGCGGAGCATTTGCTTCTCGGGGCAGAGCCGGCTTCCGATGAGGATAGATACATCCGGGAAAGGAGCACATTCGCTCTCCGGATCCTTTTGGCGTATGCGACCGCTCTTTCGGAAATCCGTGAATCCGGAGTGGTGGTTGATCCTAAATTCAGAAACGGAATGTCCTAA
- a CDS encoding cyclic nucleotide-binding domain-containing protein, which yields MNKISIQAGQIIFREGETNNSMYIILSGTVEIFFTHKNSATRLALMKKGDFFGEMALFRSKPRTATARAVLDTEMVAVESKQQLERYLIANPEFAAKMVRILADRLANTNELLISKLNEITTKEIEYQIQDAE from the coding sequence ATGAATAAAATCAGCATCCAGGCAGGACAGATCATCTTTAGGGAAGGAGAAACGAATAATTCCATGTATATTATTCTCTCCGGAACCGTCGAAATATTCTTCACTCATAAGAACTCCGCGACTCGCCTTGCCTTGATGAAGAAGGGAGACTTTTTCGGAGAGATGGCTTTGTTCCGGTCTAAGCCCAGAACTGCGACTGCGAGGGCGGTCTTGGATACGGAGATGGTCGCGGTGGAATCCAAACAACAATTGGAGAGATATCTGATCGCTAATCCGGAATTCGCTGCAAAGATGGTCAGAATCCTTGCAGATAGGCTTGCGAATACCAACGAATTATTGATTTCTAAACTGAACGAGATCACTACCAAGGAAATCGAATACCAGATCCAAGACGCAGAATAA